From Ignavibacteriota bacterium, the proteins below share one genomic window:
- a CDS encoding immunoglobulin domain-containing protein has product MRTFKTIGVVILLAAGFTITAAGTRLTVRSTTNHDLIISVDPVLHQRFGISYPITYIITYGAGHDDLQAYVRHDSTSGWTLLPAKDPDDHFNGIDAVRFDEATHTAYVSTTFSASSDDIHIRISEQGGEGVPTAFAGVARYYDNRDAAVVVSTDDWKDYTDSMFTRVASILRSYHLPYTTAVITGETTESTWAHIQAELDAGGAEAASHTRTHSRWPYEDIENQVAGSRLDLLDNLTMPAQFRKGETEYVYSFLVPFGETSAEIETTVTRAGYLNCRVVNFQNGDFTPWDTLMERFPYDGTTMEMGSPWGSTDPVELNAAFDQRLSTHGIYHLLLHPYTLVPSGEIYSEFFADHLSHISDRKNIWYTTFGHLYVYRLMGDSTVGITHWPSAPPVITTNPTSQWADEGSDVLFRCLATGSEPLAFQWQRDDVDLAGATASTLTLSSVIRADSGASFRCIVQNPYGADTSAPAILSVIPTGSGSGIVSDDFNAVGLDTLLWDVVNPLDDATIGVTGGGTDDARLVIALPAGTAHDLWAGTNNAPRVMQATADGDLSIVVKFDGAMTSSIQTQGVVFEEDSANFIRFDLVYDAPDLVFFAATFSEGVPTEQANVPLTLQAPSYLRVGRIGDTWTGMYSADGSTWTTATSFTHPMHVRRVGPWAGNAGASAPAFTSQVDYFMNTHAPIVGEDGTDILTAPSITTDPSTVTVYEGGEASFSVEVAGAAPLSYRWQRNGVDTPGGTSTTFTLSGVTRADSGAQFRCIASNGFGRDTSATVVLHVIKEPSPPPFVLLAVHLFLEGAMATDSMRTDLCDHGLLPHAQPFCAMGYTDAEGDSLDVAPPAAVDWVLVELRGGTADSTVRARHAGLVMRNGAVTEIDGISPLRFEGLTSGNYYIVVRHRNHLPSMSAVPIAMDSAAVTYDFRSAASQSYGGSAVSLTCGKFAMIGGSVDRNRGIGATDLARVRQAMPSGPAYLDADCNMDGTVTASDLSLTRGNIGRVAGIP; this is encoded by the coding sequence ATGAGAACATTCAAGACCATAGGGGTGGTCATCCTTCTCGCCGCAGGATTCACCATCACCGCAGCTGGCACCCGCCTGACTGTCCGCTCGACGACGAACCATGACCTGATCATCAGCGTCGACCCGGTCCTGCATCAACGCTTCGGTATATCCTACCCGATCACGTACATCATCACCTACGGCGCCGGGCACGACGACCTTCAGGCATATGTCCGGCACGACTCCACTTCAGGGTGGACACTTCTTCCCGCAAAGGATCCGGACGACCACTTCAATGGCATCGATGCGGTCCGATTCGATGAAGCGACGCATACCGCGTACGTTTCCACAACGTTCTCTGCCTCGAGTGACGACATCCATATCCGCATCAGCGAACAGGGCGGAGAAGGGGTCCCGACGGCATTCGCCGGAGTTGCGCGCTACTATGATAACCGCGACGCCGCTGTCGTCGTCTCGACCGACGATTGGAAGGATTACACGGATTCGATGTTCACGCGGGTGGCATCCATCCTCCGTTCCTATCACCTCCCCTATACGACCGCTGTCATCACCGGAGAGACCACGGAGAGCACATGGGCCCATATCCAGGCAGAATTGGACGCCGGAGGTGCCGAAGCTGCATCCCACACCCGCACGCATAGCCGCTGGCCATACGAGGACATTGAAAACCAGGTTGCGGGGTCGAGGCTCGACCTGCTCGATAACCTGACCATGCCCGCGCAGTTCCGCAAAGGGGAAACAGAGTACGTGTACAGTTTCCTTGTTCCCTTCGGGGAAACAAGTGCGGAGATCGAGACAACGGTGACCCGCGCCGGGTACCTCAACTGCCGTGTGGTCAACTTCCAGAACGGCGACTTCACTCCGTGGGACACGCTGATGGAACGATTCCCGTATGATGGGACCACCATGGAAATGGGTTCGCCCTGGGGTTCCACCGATCCCGTCGAATTGAATGCGGCCTTCGATCAGCGCCTGTCGACGCACGGCATCTATCATCTCCTCCTCCATCCCTACACGCTTGTCCCCTCAGGAGAGATCTACAGCGAATTCTTCGCCGATCACCTCAGCCACATCAGTGATCGGAAGAATATCTGGTACACGACCTTCGGCCACCTCTATGTGTACCGGTTGATGGGCGATTCCACCGTGGGGATCACCCACTGGCCATCGGCCCCGCCGGTCATCACCACGAACCCGACGTCACAGTGGGCCGATGAAGGCTCAGATGTTCTGTTCAGATGCCTCGCCACCGGGAGCGAACCCCTGGCCTTTCAGTGGCAACGGGACGATGTCGATCTGGCCGGTGCGACGGCAAGCACGTTGACCCTGAGCAGCGTCATCCGGGCTGACAGCGGTGCCTCCTTCCGGTGCATCGTCCAGAATCCGTATGGCGCCGACACCAGTGCGCCGGCGATACTGAGCGTGATCCCCACCGGCTCGGGGAGCGGTATCGTGTCCGATGATTTCAATGCCGTCGGGCTGGACACATTGCTTTGGGATGTGGTGAACCCCCTGGACGATGCGACCATTGGCGTGACGGGAGGAGGGACCGACGATGCCCGCCTGGTGATCGCACTCCCCGCGGGAACGGCGCACGATCTCTGGGCCGGCACCAACAATGCGCCGCGGGTGATGCAGGCAACTGCAGATGGCGATCTCTCCATCGTTGTGAAATTCGACGGCGCCATGACCTCCTCGATCCAGACGCAGGGAGTGGTCTTCGAGGAGGACAGCGCGAACTTCATCCGGTTCGACCTGGTCTACGACGCACCGGACCTGGTGTTCTTTGCCGCCACATTCTCGGAAGGGGTCCCGACGGAACAGGCAAACGTCCCACTCACGCTACAGGCCCCCTCCTATCTCCGGGTTGGTCGGATCGGGGACACCTGGACGGGGATGTACTCCGCAGATGGGAGCACCTGGACCACGGCGACATCATTCACACATCCGATGCATGTCCGCCGCGTCGGCCCATGGGCGGGTAACGCCGGAGCGTCTGCGCCTGCATTCACCTCGCAGGTCGACTATTTCATGAATACGCATGCGCCGATCGTCGGCGAGGACGGAACGGACATCCTCACAGCGCCCAGCATCACGACCGACCCGTCAACGGTGACCGTCTATGAGGGTGGAGAGGCCTCATTTTCGGTTGAGGTTGCAGGTGCCGCACCGTTGTCGTACCGATGGCAGCGGAATGGTGTCGATACTCCCGGTGGGACCAGCACAACGTTCACCCTCTCAGGCGTGACCCGCGCCGACAGCGGCGCGCAGTTCCGGTGCATCGCGAGCAACGGGTTTGGCAGAGACACGAGCGCCACGGTCGTCCTTCATGTGATCAAGGAACCTTCACCACCCCCGTTCGTCCTCCTGGCGGTTCATCTCTTTCTGGAGGGTGCGATGGCCACAGACTCGATGCGAACAGATCTCTGCGACCATGGCCTCCTGCCCCATGCACAGCCGTTCTGCGCCATGGGTTACACGGATGCGGAGGGCGACTCGCTTGATGTGGCGCCACCGGCCGCGGTGGACTGGGTACTGGTGGAACTTCGTGGAGGGACGGCGGATTCGACCGTCCGGGCGCGGCATGCGGGGTTGGTCATGAGGAATGGAGCCGTCACTGAGATCGACGGCATATCGCCCCTGAGGTTTGAAGGACTGACGTCAGGGAACTACTACATCGTGGTCCGTCACAGGAACCACCTCCCCTCCATGTCGGCGGTCCCCATCGCAATGGACTCGGCGGCTGTGACCTACGACTTCCGTAGCGCAGCATCGCAGTCATACGGCGGTAGCGCCGTATCGCTCACATGCGGCAAATTCGCGATGATCGGGGGAAGTGTGGATCGAAATCGGGGCATCGGGGCGACCGATCTGGCCCGCGTGCGCCAGGCGATGCCGTCAGGCCCGGCGTACCTGGATGCCGACTGTAACATGGATGGGACGGTGACGGCATCTGATCTCTCGCTGACCCGCGGCAATATCGGCCGCGTGGCCGGCATCCCCTGA
- a CDS encoding phospholipase produces the protein MAFFRHAGLFFILLAAGVISASAAPVPQLTREQEQWVAQGNRHDRDGWIYLRIAGEPRVRGFQYGYLLAREIDSSLHEVRRQWEYESGMSWEWLLAEGGRILDGKVDQELLAEIAGIAEGLRAAGVRTDKAEMLVYNANIELTGYWWPEVKDSIGARSPDKPKMGCSSFIATGSWTKDGGIVLGHNTMSGYVEADCNIILDIVPAKGHRILMQGVPGWIHSGTDFFITDAGLVGSETTIGGFSGFEPSGVPEFARMRLATQYASSIDEWCAIMTKGNNGGYANGWLIGDVKTNEIARLELGLKNVGFERTKDGFYVGSNLVENRQILRLETDIRETDIRVSDVARRVRWKQLMRENRGKIDVALGKAFESDHYDTYLQQERLGSRSLCAHWEYDTTDPTSAPFDPSGTVDAKVVDTRMAREMKFAARWGSACGTPFDARQFLALHPQFDWMDGLLRSRGEHPWTVFTAGEK, from the coding sequence ATGGCATTCTTCCGCCATGCCGGACTGTTCTTCATCCTCCTCGCCGCAGGAGTGATCTCCGCATCTGCCGCCCCTGTCCCCCAGCTCACGCGTGAACAGGAACAATGGGTCGCGCAGGGGAACCGGCACGACCGCGACGGCTGGATCTATCTCCGTATCGCAGGGGAACCACGGGTGCGCGGGTTCCAGTACGGCTATCTTCTTGCCCGCGAGATCGATTCCTCGCTGCATGAGGTCCGCAGACAGTGGGAATACGAAAGTGGCATGTCGTGGGAATGGCTGCTGGCCGAAGGAGGCCGGATACTGGATGGGAAGGTCGACCAGGAACTGCTCGCGGAGATCGCGGGCATTGCAGAAGGCCTTCGTGCTGCGGGTGTCCGGACGGACAAGGCCGAGATGCTCGTCTACAATGCCAATATCGAACTCACCGGGTACTGGTGGCCTGAGGTGAAGGACTCGATCGGGGCGCGGTCGCCTGACAAACCGAAGATGGGCTGCAGTAGTTTCATCGCGACCGGGAGTTGGACGAAGGATGGGGGGATCGTGCTCGGACACAACACGATGTCGGGGTACGTCGAGGCCGACTGCAATATCATCCTCGACATCGTTCCTGCGAAAGGACACCGCATCCTGATGCAGGGTGTGCCGGGCTGGATCCACAGCGGCACCGATTTCTTCATCACGGATGCCGGGCTTGTCGGGTCAGAAACGACGATCGGCGGGTTTTCGGGGTTCGAGCCTTCCGGTGTCCCGGAGTTCGCCCGGATGCGCCTCGCGACGCAGTATGCATCTTCGATCGACGAATGGTGTGCGATCATGACGAAGGGCAACAATGGTGGCTACGCGAACGGCTGGCTGATCGGGGATGTGAAGACGAATGAGATCGCACGGCTCGAACTTGGACTCAAGAATGTCGGCTTCGAGCGAACGAAAGACGGATTCTACGTCGGGTCGAACCTCGTCGAGAACCGGCAGATCCTCCGCCTCGAAACGGACATCCGGGAGACCGATATCCGTGTCTCCGATGTGGCGCGCCGCGTGCGCTGGAAGCAGTTGATGCGGGAGAACCGGGGAAAGATCGACGTCGCACTCGGGAAGGCGTTCGAGTCGGACCATTACGATACCTATCTTCAACAGGAGCGGCTCGGGAGCCGATCGCTGTGCGCGCATTGGGAGTATGATACCACCGATCCGACATCGGCACCTTTCGATCCGTCCGGGACCGTGGATGCGAAAGTGGTCGATACGCGGATGGCCAGGGAGATGAAGTTCGCCGCACGCTGGGGTTCGGCATGCGGGACGCCCTTCGATGCCCGCCAGTTCCTGGCACTGCATCCTCAGTTCGACTGGATGGACGGATTGCTGAGGAGCCGCGGTGAACATCCCTGGACCGTCTTCACGGCAGGCGAGAAATGA
- a CDS encoding HAD family hydrolase: protein MNTTELAGLLERVRGGRVGILGDFCLDAYLLIDPAASEASVETGLATRPVRTQRYSLGGAGNVAANLLAMGVRHLAVFGVAGNDPFGVEMRSLLVGLGADTSGLLVQREGWDTHVYMKPYERQKEQHRLDFGNFNVLHPSTRHQLLHAVEEALPALDILIVNQQVLSGIHTPDVRDALRAMIAGHAGVRVIVDARHYPDAYGSAMRKINLAEATRVLRGGTADPGGEDDGTIAGIAEELYTRWQQPLFLTRGERGVCVCDDQGFRSIPGLLILGPVDTVGAGDSMLAGIAAGLAAGADPFRAAELGTLVAGVTVQKLLQTGTATPEEILALGADPDFRYYPDRARRPRTPAAADGMDVEIISGLPVGRAFTHVIFDHDGTISTLRQGWESIMEPMMIGAIIGGQADAADSALQDEIRDAVRGYIDQTTGIQTLVQMKGLVALVRRFKCVPEASILDEYGYKQLYNRQLLALVEGRVEKLKRGELHLSDLTVKKAVDLLRALAGKGIHLYLASGTDQTDVDREADMLGYRALFGGRIYGAVGDVTKEAKRMVLERIMNSIGEDAQAHILMFGDGPVEMRETHKRGGYAVGVASDEVRRYGWNEAKRRRLIEAGADIIIPDFSQLERVFPLLFP, encoded by the coding sequence GTGAACACTACAGAACTTGCGGGACTGCTGGAGCGCGTGAGGGGCGGACGCGTTGGGATCCTCGGTGATTTCTGTCTGGATGCCTATCTTCTCATCGACCCGGCAGCGTCCGAGGCGTCAGTGGAGACGGGACTCGCGACCCGGCCCGTGCGCACGCAGCGGTATTCGCTTGGCGGTGCGGGGAACGTTGCCGCCAATCTCCTCGCGATGGGGGTCCGGCACCTCGCGGTGTTCGGGGTGGCCGGCAACGATCCGTTCGGCGTGGAAATGCGCTCATTGCTCGTTGGTCTGGGTGCAGACACCTCCGGACTCCTTGTGCAACGGGAGGGGTGGGACACGCATGTGTACATGAAGCCCTATGAGCGCCAGAAGGAACAGCACCGGCTCGACTTCGGCAATTTCAATGTGTTGCATCCGTCTACCCGGCATCAGTTGTTGCACGCCGTGGAGGAGGCGCTGCCGGCACTGGATATCCTCATCGTGAACCAGCAGGTCCTGAGTGGGATCCACACACCGGATGTTCGCGATGCGTTGCGCGCAATGATCGCCGGGCACGCCGGAGTGCGCGTGATCGTGGATGCACGGCACTATCCGGATGCGTACGGGAGCGCGATGCGCAAGATCAATCTTGCCGAGGCAACGAGGGTGCTGCGGGGAGGGACGGCTGACCCCGGCGGGGAAGATGATGGAACGATCGCCGGGATCGCGGAAGAGCTGTATACCAGGTGGCAGCAGCCTCTCTTCCTCACACGTGGGGAGCGTGGTGTGTGCGTCTGCGATGACCAGGGCTTCCGGTCTATCCCCGGACTCCTGATCCTCGGCCCGGTGGATACGGTGGGAGCAGGGGACAGTATGCTTGCGGGGATCGCCGCTGGCCTCGCAGCGGGAGCAGATCCATTCCGCGCAGCGGAACTCGGGACCCTGGTGGCAGGTGTGACCGTTCAGAAGCTTCTGCAGACCGGGACGGCGACACCGGAGGAGATCCTCGCGCTAGGTGCCGATCCGGACTTCCGGTATTATCCGGACCGTGCCCGCCGTCCGCGTACCCCGGCCGCAGCAGATGGGATGGACGTGGAGATCATCTCCGGCCTTCCTGTCGGGCGCGCGTTCACGCATGTGATCTTCGATCACGATGGGACCATCTCCACCCTCCGGCAGGGCTGGGAGAGCATCATGGAACCGATGATGATCGGGGCGATCATCGGCGGGCAGGCAGATGCGGCCGATTCTGCCCTGCAGGATGAGATCAGGGATGCAGTAAGAGGATACATCGACCAGACGACAGGGATACAGACGCTCGTTCAGATGAAAGGCCTCGTTGCGCTCGTGCGCAGGTTCAAATGCGTACCTGAAGCATCCATTCTCGATGAATACGGGTACAAGCAACTGTACAACCGCCAGCTCCTCGCCCTCGTCGAAGGCCGCGTGGAGAAACTCAAACGCGGCGAGCTTCACCTCTCCGACCTGACCGTCAAGAAAGCCGTGGACCTTCTTCGTGCCCTGGCAGGGAAAGGCATTCATCTGTACCTTGCGAGCGGCACAGACCAGACCGACGTGGACCGTGAGGCGGACATGCTTGGCTACCGGGCCCTGTTCGGCGGCAGGATCTACGGGGCCGTCGGGGATGTGACGAAGGAGGCCAAGCGCATGGTGCTGGAACGCATCATGAACAGCATCGGGGAGGACGCGCAGGCGCATATCCTCATGTTCGGCGATGGTCCTGTGGAGATGCGGGAGACGCACAAGCGCGGGGGGTATGCCGTGGGAGTGGCGAGCGATGAAGTCCGGCGCTATGGATGGAATGAAGCGAAGCGCCGCCGGTTGATCGAGGCGGGGGCAGACATCATCATTCCGGATTTCTCTCAACTTGAACGGGTCTTCCCTCTGTTATTTCCCTGA
- a CDS encoding family 78 glycoside hydrolase catalytic domain — MMCEHLRDPQGIDAVTPRLSWVLSSATRGQVQSAFQVLVATTPALLEQGNGDLWNSGKVPSDRSILVPYAGSPLRSGVQCYWKVRVWDREGKESAWSRTATWSMGLLDPQDWKGSWIGLENGVDSSESRRVPARWLRRDFTLKANVRRAVVYLAGLGLSELYCNGEKIGDDVLSPALSDYTKRVYYVTHDVTPLLRNGSNALGVVLGNGRFFAPRSKVPVDMISYGSPKMRLHMQVEYADGSVESIVSDGIWQLTTDGPIRANNEYDGEEYDARMELDGWASPGYAAATWRPAEIVAAPAGLLRAQMINPIRVTQTLTPVSMREIAPGTFIYDMGQNLVGWCRLFVHGPRGTTVTLRHAETLMPDGKLSMANLRTAKVTDTYTLCGIGKEVYEPRFTYHGFRYVELTGYPGMPDLSTIQGRVVHDDLASAGTFATSDPVINRIYSNIVWGVRGNYRSIPTDCPQRDERHGWMGDRSSESQGATYIYDIAAFYAKWVQDMEDAQRESGSVSDLCPAYWPLYNDNATWAGCTVMVPHALLLQYADSGLIRRHYGSMVRWVDHMSTFVTDDIMPKDTYGDWCVPPEDAKLIHSEDPMRKTPGELLGTAFFYHELCLMAGFAETAGNAQDATRFNALAARLKKGFHAKFFDAGHGYYANGSQTSCVIPLAFGLVPDEHISTVFARLVHKITDETEGHVGTGLVGAQWLNRVLTQNGRVDLVHRFVTNTTYPSWGYMAGNGATTIWELWNGDTADPGMNSGNHVMLVGDLVIWLYENLAGIASDPAAPGFKHLVMKPTPVAGLTTVHATHRTPFGEAVSGWSQQNKVFTWDVTVPVNTTATLYIPRAQGTRVFEGHLPLAAVKDVRVLREEQDRLVCTVGSGSYTFLVR; from the coding sequence ATGATGTGTGAGCACCTGCGCGATCCGCAGGGCATCGATGCCGTCACCCCTCGCCTGAGCTGGGTCCTCTCCTCCGCCACTCGTGGCCAGGTCCAGAGCGCCTTCCAGGTCCTCGTGGCCACGACGCCGGCCCTTCTCGAACAAGGCAACGGCGATCTCTGGAACTCCGGCAAGGTTCCGTCCGATCGTTCCATCCTCGTTCCCTACGCCGGTTCCCCGCTCCGATCGGGGGTACAATGCTACTGGAAAGTGCGCGTATGGGACCGGGAAGGGAAGGAGAGTGCATGGAGCAGGACCGCCACGTGGTCGATGGGCCTTCTTGATCCCCAGGACTGGAAGGGCTCATGGATCGGGTTGGAGAACGGCGTTGATTCGTCGGAAAGCAGACGAGTGCCAGCGCGCTGGCTGCGGAGAGATTTCACGCTCAAAGCAAACGTCCGGCGGGCCGTGGTGTACCTGGCAGGACTCGGACTTTCCGAATTGTACTGCAATGGTGAGAAGATCGGTGATGACGTCCTTTCTCCGGCGTTGAGCGATTACACCAAACGGGTGTACTACGTCACGCACGACGTGACGCCCCTTCTTCGGAACGGCAGCAATGCCCTTGGCGTCGTCCTGGGCAACGGCCGGTTCTTTGCGCCGCGGTCGAAAGTGCCCGTGGATATGATCTCGTACGGCTCTCCGAAGATGCGCCTGCACATGCAGGTGGAGTACGCCGATGGATCGGTGGAGAGCATAGTGTCTGACGGTATCTGGCAATTGACGACCGACGGTCCGATCCGGGCGAACAATGAATATGACGGTGAGGAATACGACGCGCGGATGGAATTGGACGGCTGGGCCTCTCCCGGGTATGCCGCTGCAACGTGGCGTCCGGCCGAGATCGTGGCCGCACCTGCCGGTCTCCTGCGCGCCCAGATGATCAACCCGATCAGGGTCACGCAGACCCTCACACCCGTTTCCATGCGGGAGATCGCGCCCGGCACGTTCATCTATGATATGGGGCAGAATCTGGTGGGGTGGTGCAGGTTGTTCGTGCATGGACCGCGTGGCACGACGGTGACGCTGCGGCACGCCGAGACGCTTATGCCGGACGGAAAGCTTTCCATGGCCAACCTGCGTACGGCGAAGGTGACGGATACCTATACGCTGTGCGGCATAGGCAAGGAGGTGTACGAGCCCCGGTTCACGTATCATGGTTTCCGCTACGTGGAGCTTACCGGATACCCCGGGATGCCCGACCTCTCGACGATCCAGGGCCGGGTGGTGCATGACGATCTCGCGTCCGCGGGGACCTTCGCGACCTCCGATCCGGTCATCAACCGTATCTACAGCAATATCGTCTGGGGCGTGCGTGGCAACTACCGCAGCATCCCGACCGACTGTCCGCAACGTGATGAACGGCACGGTTGGATGGGCGACCGCTCATCGGAATCCCAGGGCGCGACGTACATCTATGATATTGCCGCGTTCTATGCGAAGTGGGTGCAGGACATGGAGGATGCCCAGCGCGAGAGCGGGAGTGTCAGTGATCTCTGTCCGGCGTACTGGCCGCTGTACAACGACAATGCCACCTGGGCGGGGTGCACGGTCATGGTTCCGCATGCGTTGCTCCTGCAATACGCGGACTCCGGCCTCATCCGGCGCCACTACGGCAGCATGGTCCGGTGGGTCGATCATATGAGTACGTTTGTGACGGACGACATCATGCCGAAGGATACCTACGGCGATTGGTGCGTACCGCCGGAGGACGCGAAGTTGATCCACTCCGAGGACCCGATGCGCAAGACCCCCGGAGAGCTCCTCGGTACCGCGTTCTTCTATCATGAGCTCTGCCTCATGGCAGGATTCGCCGAGACGGCAGGGAATGCGCAGGATGCAACCCGGTTCAACGCGCTTGCCGCGCGTCTGAAGAAAGGATTTCATGCGAAGTTCTTTGACGCCGGCCATGGGTACTATGCCAACGGGTCGCAGACATCCTGCGTGATCCCCCTCGCCTTCGGGCTTGTGCCCGACGAGCACATAAGCACCGTGTTCGCACGGCTCGTTCACAAGATCACGGATGAGACCGAAGGGCATGTGGGTACCGGACTCGTTGGCGCCCAGTGGCTGAACCGGGTGCTGACGCAGAATGGCAGGGTTGACCTCGTGCACAGGTTTGTAACGAATACGACCTATCCGAGTTGGGGGTACATGGCGGGGAATGGGGCAACGACGATCTGGGAACTGTGGAACGGGGACACCGCCGATCCCGGCATGAACTCGGGCAATCACGTGATGCTTGTCGGCGACCTGGTGATATGGCTGTATGAGAACCTGGCCGGCATTGCGTCGGACCCAGCAGCGCCGGGTTTCAAACATCTCGTCATGAAGCCGACGCCGGTGGCCGGCCTCACCACCGTGCACGCGACGCACCGTACCCCGTTTGGTGAAGCCGTCAGCGGGTGGTCGCAGCAGAACAAGGTGTTCACCTGGGATGTGACGGTGCCCGTGAACACGACGGCGACGCTGTATATCCCCCGCGCACAGGGGACACGGGTCTTTGAAGGCCACCTGCCTCTTGCCGCGGTGAAGGATGTTCGCGTCCTCCGGGAAGAGCAGGACCGGCTCGTGTGCACGGTTGGCTCCGGTTCCTATACATTCCTCGTTCGATGA
- a CDS encoding DUF1211 domain-containing protein encodes MTNVHPESRKEFQLERLILFTDAVFAIAITLLIIEIKVPEFHGEEASEAAILSYVAHLIPKFAGFFVSFMLIGMYWTRHHFLFGFVIDYTPKLIWLNMLFLVSIVLMPFSTGIFGEYSIPSTIHLKTPLIIYVANVCFSGVMLFFLWRYVGNPANGVADPSLPQSVVRQAKQRAFVVSLVFGLTIVVAFINPYAARYFPILTPAFLKVAKRFNTPAANGPTD; translated from the coding sequence ATGACCAATGTCCACCCGGAGTCCCGCAAGGAGTTCCAGCTCGAACGTCTCATCCTGTTCACCGACGCCGTGTTCGCGATAGCCATCACCCTCCTTATTATTGAGATCAAGGTCCCGGAATTCCACGGGGAGGAGGCGTCCGAGGCTGCGATCCTCTCGTACGTCGCACATCTGATCCCGAAGTTCGCCGGCTTCTTTGTCAGCTTCATGCTGATCGGGATGTACTGGACCCGCCATCATTTTCTTTTCGGATTCGTCATCGATTACACCCCGAAGCTTATCTGGCTGAACATGCTGTTCCTGGTGTCGATCGTGCTGATGCCATTCAGCACGGGCATCTTTGGAGAGTACTCCATTCCATCGACGATCCACCTCAAGACCCCGCTGATCATTTACGTTGCCAATGTCTGCTTCTCGGGTGTCATGCTCTTCTTCCTCTGGCGCTATGTCGGGAACCCTGCCAATGGTGTCGCCGACCCATCGCTGCCGCAATCGGTTGTGCGGCAAGCCAAGCAACGCGCTTTCGTTGTTTCCCTGGTGTTCGGGCTCACCATCGTGGTCGCATTCATCAATCCCTACGCCGCACGGTATTTTCCGATCCTGACACCGGCATTCCTGAAGGTGGCAAAGAGATTCAATACGCCCGCAGCGAACGGGCCCACCGACTGA